The proteins below are encoded in one region of Telopea speciosissima isolate NSW1024214 ecotype Mountain lineage chromosome 10, Tspe_v1, whole genome shotgun sequence:
- the LOC122643450 gene encoding probable calcium-binding protein CML41 produces the protein MATAVVSKATLSKCFSNKSFVLSVHRLQHSKKQSRNDELQQIFHYLDANGNGKIEGSELRSYLASKKEFMSPEEVQAVTNELDAAGGDSLMLSFDDFAMLMEREGGDDDLKRGFQMFTGKRSGSITSDDLQRIFNCLGNKMSNEECKSIIKAFDLNGDGVIDFAEFQQMMA, from the coding sequence ATGGCAACTGCTGTTGTTTCCAAGGCAACATTATCCAAATGCTTCTCCAACAAGAGCTTCGTGCTAAGTGTCCACCGCCTTCAGCATTCCAAAAAACAATCAAGAAATGATGAACTCCAACAAATATTTCATTACTTGGATGCTAATGGTAATGGGAAAATCGAAGGATCTGAACTCAGATCCTACCTTGCCTCCAAAAAGGAGTTCATGTCACCTGAGGAGGTTCAAGCTGTGACCAATGAACTCGATGCAGCAGGCGGCGACAGTTTGATGCTCAGCTTTGATGATTTTGCAATGTTGATGGAGCGTGAAGGTGGGGATGATGATCTGAAAAGAGGCTTTCAGATGTTCACTGGGAAGAGGTCTGGGTCCATTACATCAGACGATTTGCAGAGGATATTCAATTGCCTTGGAAACAAAATGTCAAATGAAGAGTGCAAGAGCATCATAAAGGCATTCGACCTCAACGGCGATGGTGTGATTGATTTCGCTGAGTTCCAGCAAATGATGGCTTAG